A DNA window from Mycolicibacter hiberniae contains the following coding sequences:
- a CDS encoding arabinosyltransferase domain-containing protein: protein MTDAAERPDSICSVTETCADYRIARAVAVVAGVLGSLLAILTPLLPVKQTTAELNWPQNGVLSSVQAPLISYVATDLDISVPCQAAAGLTPSKSVLLSTVPKQAPKAVDRGLLIQRVNDDLVLVVRNVPVVVAPLSAVLGPDCQKLTFTAHADRVTAEFVGLKYGPNAEHPGSPLTGTRSGYDFRPQIVGVYTDLSGPAPAGLEFSATVDTRYSSAPTALKLAAMILGVALTIAALIALHVLDTADGMRHRRFLPARWWSASPLDVLVTAVLVWWHFVGANTSDDGYILTMARVSENAGYMANFYRWFGTPEAPFGWYYDLLALWAHVSTSSIWMRLPTLIMALACWWLISREVLPRLGHAVKHSQAAAWTAAGMFLAFWLPLNNGLRPEPIIALGILATWCSVERAVATSRLLPLAIACIIGAMTLFSGPTGIASIGALLVAIGPLRTILHRRSKQFGLAPLLAPIAAAVSITAIVIFRDQTLAGEIEASTLKSAVGPSLAWFEEHVRYERLFLATPDGSVARRFPVLALALALAVSVAVALRKGRIPGTAAGPSRRIIGITIISFIAMMFTPTKWTHHFGVFAGLAGSLGALAAVAVSAAAMRSRRNRTLFTAVVLFITALSFASVNGWWYVSNFGVPWSNAFPKWHLAFATIGVALTVAAALVAAWFHFRNGAERTPRWTALSGYPLAIASWLLIVFEVVSLTAAMIGQYPAWTVGRSNLSAIPVLGSGRTCGLADDVLVEQDPTAGMLTPIDSPVADALSAGYAAGFMPNGIPDDVSADQVIGPPGLGRLADDDDAQAAGGEAGTEGGTTAAEGVNGSRARLPYKLDPARVPVLGSWRPGLQVPALLRSAWYRLPADRANAGPLLVVAAAGRFDRGEVTAQWATEAGAANDKPGGTVQFGDIGAVPAWRNLRAPMSSIPAEATRIRLVVRDDDLAPQHWIAVTPPRVPQLSTLQEVVGSEDPVLLDWLVGLAFPCQRPFGHQNGVTEVPKWRILPDRFGAEANSPVMDNNGGGPLGITELLVRATTVPSYLNHDWFRDWGALQQLTPYYPAATPAQLELGTAVRSGLWSPAPLRH, encoded by the coding sequence CTGACAGACGCCGCCGAACGCCCCGATAGCATCTGCTCCGTGACCGAAACGTGCGCCGACTACCGGATCGCTCGGGCCGTCGCCGTCGTCGCCGGCGTGCTGGGCAGCCTTCTGGCAATCCTGACCCCGTTGTTACCGGTCAAACAGACCACCGCAGAACTCAATTGGCCGCAGAACGGCGTGCTGAGCAGCGTGCAGGCTCCGCTGATCAGCTACGTGGCGACCGACCTGGACATCAGCGTGCCGTGTCAGGCGGCGGCCGGCCTCACCCCGAGCAAGTCGGTGCTGCTGTCCACGGTGCCCAAGCAGGCGCCCAAGGCTGTCGACCGCGGCCTGCTGATCCAGCGCGTCAACGACGACCTGGTTCTGGTGGTGCGCAACGTGCCGGTGGTGGTGGCGCCGCTTTCGGCGGTGCTCGGCCCGGACTGCCAGAAGCTCACCTTCACCGCGCACGCCGACCGGGTCACCGCCGAGTTCGTCGGCCTCAAGTACGGCCCCAACGCCGAGCACCCCGGCTCACCGCTGACCGGGACCCGCAGCGGCTATGACTTCCGGCCGCAGATCGTCGGTGTCTACACCGATCTGAGCGGGCCGGCGCCGGCCGGGCTGGAGTTCTCCGCCACCGTCGACACCCGCTACTCGAGTGCACCGACCGCCCTCAAGCTGGCCGCGATGATCCTGGGCGTGGCGCTGACCATCGCCGCCCTGATCGCCCTGCATGTGCTCGACACCGCCGACGGAATGCGGCACCGGCGATTCCTGCCGGCCCGCTGGTGGTCAGCCTCGCCGCTGGATGTGCTGGTCACGGCGGTGCTGGTGTGGTGGCACTTCGTCGGCGCCAATACCAGCGACGACGGCTACATCCTGACCATGGCGCGGGTGTCGGAGAACGCCGGCTACATGGCCAACTTCTATCGCTGGTTCGGCACCCCCGAAGCGCCGTTCGGCTGGTACTACGACCTGCTGGCGCTGTGGGCACACGTCTCGACCAGCAGCATCTGGATGCGGCTGCCCACCCTGATCATGGCGCTGGCCTGTTGGTGGCTGATCAGCCGCGAAGTCCTCCCCCGGCTGGGCCACGCCGTCAAGCACAGTCAGGCTGCGGCCTGGACCGCGGCCGGCATGTTCCTGGCGTTCTGGCTGCCGCTGAACAACGGCCTGCGCCCCGAACCGATCATCGCGCTGGGCATCCTGGCGACCTGGTGCTCGGTGGAGCGCGCGGTGGCCACCAGCCGGCTGCTGCCGCTGGCGATCGCCTGCATCATCGGCGCGATGACGCTGTTCTCCGGTCCCACCGGGATCGCGTCGATCGGCGCGCTGCTGGTGGCGATCGGGCCGCTGCGCACGATCTTGCACCGCCGCTCCAAGCAGTTCGGGCTGGCGCCGCTGCTGGCGCCGATCGCCGCGGCGGTCAGCATCACCGCGATCGTGATCTTCCGCGACCAGACCCTGGCCGGGGAGATCGAGGCCAGCACACTCAAGTCTGCGGTAGGCCCGAGCCTGGCCTGGTTCGAGGAGCACGTCCGCTACGAGCGGCTCTTCCTGGCCACCCCCGACGGTTCGGTGGCGCGCCGCTTCCCGGTGCTGGCCCTGGCGCTCGCGTTGGCGGTGTCGGTGGCCGTGGCGCTGCGCAAGGGCCGGATTCCCGGTACCGCGGCCGGCCCGAGCCGGCGCATCATCGGGATCACCATCATCTCGTTCATCGCGATGATGTTCACCCCCACCAAGTGGACGCACCACTTCGGCGTGTTCGCCGGCCTCGCCGGGTCCCTGGGCGCGCTGGCCGCCGTCGCGGTGAGCGCCGCGGCGATGCGCTCCCGGCGCAACCGGACGCTGTTCACCGCGGTGGTGCTGTTCATCACCGCGCTGTCGTTCGCCAGCGTCAACGGCTGGTGGTACGTCTCCAACTTCGGCGTGCCGTGGTCCAACGCCTTCCCCAAGTGGCATCTGGCCTTCGCCACCATTGGGGTGGCGCTGACGGTGGCCGCCGCACTGGTGGCCGCGTGGTTCCACTTCCGCAACGGCGCCGAGCGCACGCCGCGCTGGACGGCGCTGTCCGGCTATCCGCTGGCCATCGCCTCCTGGTTGCTGATCGTGTTCGAGGTGGTCTCGCTGACCGCCGCGATGATCGGGCAGTACCCCGCCTGGACCGTGGGCCGCTCCAATCTGTCCGCCATCCCGGTCCTGGGATCCGGCCGGACCTGCGGGCTGGCCGACGACGTGCTGGTGGAGCAGGACCCCACCGCCGGCATGCTCACCCCGATCGACAGCCCGGTGGCCGACGCGTTGAGCGCCGGGTACGCAGCCGGGTTCATGCCCAACGGGATCCCCGACGACGTCTCGGCCGACCAGGTGATCGGCCCGCCCGGGCTGGGCCGGCTGGCCGACGACGACGACGCGCAGGCCGCCGGCGGGGAGGCCGGTACCGAGGGCGGCACCACCGCGGCCGAGGGCGTCAACGGTTCCCGGGCCCGGCTGCCCTACAAGCTCGACCCCGCCCGGGTGCCGGTGCTCGGCAGCTGGCGGCCCGGCCTTCAGGTGCCCGCGTTGCTGCGGTCGGCCTGGTACCGGCTGCCCGCCGACCGGGCCAACGCGGGACCGCTGCTGGTGGTGGCGGCGGCGGGCCGCTTCGACCGCGGCGAGGTCACCGCGCAGTGGGCCACCGAGGCCGGCGCCGCCAACGACAAGCCGGGCGGCACCGTGCAGTTCGGGGACATCGGTGCGGTCCCGGCGTGGCGCAACCTGCGTGCGCCCATGTCGTCGATCCCCGCCGAGGCCACCCGTATCCGGCTGGTGGTCCGCGACGACGACTTGGCTCCGCAGCACTGGATCGCGGTGACGCCGCCGCGTGTCCCGCAGCTGAGCACCCTGCAGGAAGTGGTGGGCTCGGAGGACCCGGTGCTGCTGGACTGGCTGGTCGGCCTGGCGTTCCCCTGCCAGCGCCCGTTCGGTCACCAGAACGGGGTGACCGAGGTGCCCAAGTGGCGGATCCTGCCGGACCGGTTCGGCGCCGAGGCGAACTCGCCGGTGATGGACAACAACGGCGGCGGCCCACTGGGCATCACCGAGCTGCTGGTGCGCGCCACCACGGTGCCCAGTTATTTGAACCACGACTGGTTCCGCGACTGGGGCGCTCTGCAGCAGTTGACGCCGTACTATCCCGCGGCCACGCCGGCGCAACTGGAACTGGGAACCGCGGTGCGCTCCGGGCTGTGGAGCCCGGCGCCGCTGCGGCACTGA
- a CDS encoding arabinosyltransferase domain-containing protein, with protein MSSTHDQPQRRYRIARLIAVLAGVSGVLLCGITPLLPVKQTTATIAWPQGVDADGYVSDVTAPLVSGAPRSLDITIPCSAIATLGANGGLVLSTVPAGGVDATAHGLFVRANKTTVTAAYRDHVAAAAARDKLGDCSELHLWADAGGVGADFVGIPGASGQLPGENKPQIGGIFTELEVGPQPGLSARIDIDTRFITSPTLLKAGVMTLGLLAVLASIIALSVLDRRVGHRTPRSWRRWFKASPITWLADVGVLAALALWHVIGAISSDDGYNLTMARNVAHAGYVANYYRFFGASEAPFDWYPALLGQLSTVSTAGVWMRLPATAAAMACWLIISRLILPRLGRLSGNRVAVLTAAMMFLAAWMPFNNGLRPEPLIALGTLVVWVLVERTIATRRLVPAAWATVVAVFTVTLAPHGLIALAPLLTGSRAVESVIRRRRADDGLAAPLAVLAAAASVIAVVVCRSQTLAAVAESARIKYVVGPTIAWYQEFLRYYFLTVEENVDASMTRRFAVLVLLFCMLAMLVILLRRGRISGVASGPAWRLIGSTAVGLLLLTFTPTKWAVQFGAFAGLAGALAALTAFTYARVGLHSRRNMTLYVTALLFLVAIATSGVNGWFYVGGYGVPWFDIPPVIASRPVTSMFLAASIATGLLAGWQHFRLDYTGHTEVTANRRNRILASTPLLVVASLMVLLMVGSMAKAAAGRYPAYTTAKANAEAVLAGLRGQTSCGMADDVLAEPDTNAGLLQPVSGQTYGELGPLGGTDPYGFDPNAVDEDLTSLAVIAKPGVPNADASPNKPSANQSDAAGTAGGKIPDDAPDGVNGSRVALPFGLDPAVTPVLGSYGEQVAAHATSVWYRLPEPDPATARAPIVVVTAAGAIWSHGEDGKLDYGQPLKLEWGASAPDGTFRALGQVEPIDIGPQNSWRNLRFPLAWAPPGTDVVRIVANDPNLSTEQWIAFTPPRVPVVQTITELMGSQTPVLMDIAVAANFPCQQPFTEHLGIAELPEYRIMPDHKQTAASSNLWQSAEDGGPFLITQAMLWTTTVPTYLRNDWYRDWGAVEAYHRLISAKAAPDAVIDQGTVTVTGWSRPGPIRALP; from the coding sequence GTGTCCTCCACCCACGATCAGCCCCAGCGGCGCTATCGGATCGCACGGCTGATCGCAGTGCTCGCCGGCGTCAGCGGCGTGCTGCTGTGCGGCATCACACCGCTGCTCCCGGTCAAGCAGACCACCGCAACGATCGCCTGGCCGCAGGGCGTCGACGCCGACGGCTACGTCTCCGACGTCACCGCTCCCCTGGTCTCCGGCGCGCCCCGCAGCCTGGACATCACCATCCCGTGCTCGGCGATCGCCACCCTGGGCGCCAACGGCGGCCTGGTGCTGTCCACGGTGCCGGCCGGCGGGGTGGACGCCACCGCCCACGGCCTGTTCGTGCGGGCCAACAAGACGACCGTGACCGCGGCCTACCGCGACCATGTGGCTGCGGCCGCCGCCCGGGACAAGCTCGGCGACTGCAGCGAACTGCACCTGTGGGCCGACGCCGGCGGGGTGGGCGCGGACTTCGTCGGAATCCCCGGCGCCTCAGGACAGCTGCCCGGCGAGAACAAGCCGCAGATCGGCGGCATCTTCACCGAGCTGGAGGTGGGCCCGCAGCCCGGCTTAAGCGCGCGCATCGACATCGACACCCGCTTCATCACCTCGCCCACCCTTCTGAAAGCCGGCGTGATGACGCTGGGACTGCTGGCGGTGCTGGCGTCGATCATCGCGCTGAGTGTGCTTGACCGCCGCGTGGGGCATCGCACGCCACGCAGCTGGCGACGCTGGTTCAAGGCCAGTCCCATCACCTGGCTGGCCGATGTGGGGGTGCTGGCGGCATTGGCCCTCTGGCACGTCATCGGTGCCATCTCCAGCGACGACGGCTACAACCTGACGATGGCGCGCAACGTCGCGCATGCCGGATACGTCGCCAACTACTACCGTTTCTTCGGCGCCAGCGAGGCCCCGTTCGACTGGTATCCGGCGCTGCTGGGACAGCTGAGCACGGTGAGCACCGCCGGGGTGTGGATGCGCCTGCCCGCCACCGCCGCTGCGATGGCCTGCTGGCTGATCATCAGCCGGCTGATCCTGCCCCGGCTGGGCCGCCTGTCGGGTAACCGGGTGGCGGTGCTCACCGCCGCGATGATGTTCCTGGCGGCCTGGATGCCGTTCAACAATGGCCTGCGCCCGGAGCCGCTGATCGCCCTGGGCACCTTGGTGGTCTGGGTTCTGGTGGAGCGCACCATCGCCACCCGCCGGCTGGTTCCCGCGGCCTGGGCCACCGTGGTGGCGGTCTTCACCGTGACGCTGGCCCCGCACGGCTTGATTGCCCTGGCCCCGCTGCTGACCGGTTCCCGCGCGGTCGAATCAGTGATCCGCCGGCGCCGCGCCGACGACGGCCTGGCCGCGCCACTGGCGGTACTGGCCGCGGCGGCTTCGGTGATCGCCGTGGTGGTCTGCCGCTCGCAGACCCTGGCCGCCGTCGCGGAGTCGGCCCGGATCAAATACGTCGTCGGGCCGACCATCGCCTGGTACCAGGAGTTCCTGCGCTACTACTTCCTGACCGTCGAGGAGAACGTCGACGCCTCGATGACGCGCCGGTTCGCCGTGCTGGTGCTGCTGTTCTGCATGCTCGCCATGCTGGTGATCCTGCTGCGCCGCGGGCGTATCAGCGGCGTCGCCAGCGGTCCGGCCTGGCGGCTGATCGGCTCGACCGCGGTGGGCCTGCTGCTGCTGACCTTCACCCCGACCAAGTGGGCGGTGCAGTTCGGCGCGTTCGCCGGGCTGGCGGGGGCCCTGGCGGCCTTGACCGCCTTCACCTACGCCCGGGTCGGCCTGCACAGCCGACGCAACATGACCCTGTACGTGACGGCGCTGCTGTTCCTGGTGGCCATCGCGACATCGGGGGTCAACGGCTGGTTCTACGTGGGCGGCTACGGCGTGCCGTGGTTCGACATCCCGCCGGTGATCGCCAGCCGCCCGGTCACCTCGATGTTCCTGGCGGCATCGATCGCCACCGGTCTGCTGGCCGGCTGGCAGCACTTCCGGTTGGACTACACCGGCCACACCGAGGTCACCGCCAACCGGCGCAACCGGATTCTGGCCTCCACCCCGCTGCTGGTGGTCGCCAGCCTGATGGTGCTGCTGATGGTCGGCTCGATGGCCAAGGCCGCCGCCGGGCGCTACCCGGCCTACACCACCGCCAAGGCCAACGCCGAGGCCGTGCTGGCCGGTCTCCGCGGCCAGACCAGCTGCGGCATGGCCGACGACGTGCTGGCCGAACCGGACACCAACGCCGGACTGCTGCAACCCGTCAGTGGCCAGACCTACGGCGAGCTCGGCCCGCTCGGCGGCACCGACCCCTACGGATTCGATCCCAACGCCGTCGATGAGGACCTCACCTCCCTGGCCGTGATCGCCAAGCCCGGCGTGCCCAACGCCGACGCCTCGCCCAACAAGCCCAGCGCCAACCAGAGCGATGCGGCCGGCACCGCCGGCGGCAAGATCCCCGACGACGCCCCGGACGGGGTGAACGGGTCCCGGGTGGCGCTGCCGTTCGGCCTGGACCCGGCGGTGACGCCGGTGCTGGGCTCCTACGGCGAGCAGGTCGCCGCGCACGCCACCTCGGTCTGGTACCGCCTGCCCGAGCCCGACCCGGCAACCGCCCGGGCTCCCATCGTCGTCGTCACCGCCGCCGGCGCCATCTGGTCGCACGGCGAGGACGGCAAGCTCGACTACGGTCAGCCGCTGAAGCTGGAGTGGGGCGCCAGTGCGCCCGACGGCACCTTCCGGGCGCTGGGGCAGGTGGAGCCCATCGACATCGGGCCGCAGAACTCCTGGCGCAACCTGCGTTTCCCGCTGGCCTGGGCGCCGCCGGGCACCGATGTGGTGCGCATCGTGGCCAACGACCCCAACTTGTCCACCGAGCAGTGGATCGCCTTCACTCCCCCGCGGGTGCCGGTGGTGCAGACCATCACCGAGTTGATGGGCTCGCAGACCCCGGTGCTGATGGACATCGCGGTCGCGGCGAACTTCCCGTGCCAGCAGCCGTTCACCGAACATCTGGGCATCGCCGAGCTGCCGGAGTACCGGATCATGCCGGATCACAAGCAGACCGCGGCGTCGTCCAATCTGTGGCAGTCGGCCGAGGACGGCGGACCGTTCCTGATCACCCAGGCCATGCTGTGGACCACCACCGTCCCGACCTACCTGCGCAATGACTGGTATCGGGACTGGGGTGCGGTGGAGGCCTACCACCGCCTGATCTCCGCCAAAGCCGCGCCCGACGCCGTCATCGACCAGGGCACCGTCACCGTTACCGGCTGGAGCCGGCCCGGACCGATTCGAGCACTGCCATGA
- a CDS encoding galactan 5-O-arabinofuranosyltransferase encodes MRTALTTVGQMMLAAAVAVVVAVVALTAIARVQWPAYPSSNQLHALTTVGQVGCLAGLAGAAWLWRRGRQALARLAAVVFVSAFSVVTLAMPLGATKLYLFGISVDQQFRTEYLTRLANSPRLHDMTYLGLPPYYPPGWFWLGGRAAAFTGTPAWEMYKPWAITSIAIAAAVAMVLWNKMVRFEYALLVTIAGTAVTLAYSSPEPYAAMITLLAPPVLILAWSGLRAAGRGWAALAGTGVFLGFAATFYTLLVAYSAFTVTLMAVLVAASRAVRRAGLRATLEPLARLAVIGVIAAAIASITWTPYLLTALHHPIGETRGALHYLPRDGAELSFPMLQFTLLGALCLLGTLWLVVRATESTRAGALAIGVIGVYLWSLLSMLSTLARTTLLSFRLQPALTVLLATAGVFGFIEGARALGGAARGWHRIVYPAATAVGVAGAIAFSQDIPEVLRPDITVAYTDTDGHGERGDRRPPGAAKYYEAVDAAITAATGKPRDQTVVLTADYSFLSYYPYWGFQGLTPHYANPLAQFAARAAAIEAWSKLETAEEFTRALDDLPWPAPTVFLMRPGAGDTYTLRLAKDVYPNHPNVRRYTVELDAALFAGPQFRVQEIGPFVLAIRT; translated from the coding sequence ATGCGCACCGCGCTGACCACCGTCGGTCAGATGATGCTGGCCGCCGCGGTGGCCGTCGTCGTCGCGGTGGTCGCGCTGACGGCGATCGCGCGGGTGCAGTGGCCGGCGTACCCGTCGTCGAACCAACTGCACGCCCTGACCACGGTGGGGCAGGTCGGCTGCCTGGCCGGGCTGGCCGGGGCGGCGTGGTTGTGGCGGCGTGGCCGTCAGGCGTTGGCCCGGCTCGCCGCGGTGGTCTTCGTCTCGGCGTTCTCGGTGGTCACCCTGGCGATGCCGCTGGGCGCCACCAAGCTCTACCTGTTCGGGATCTCGGTGGACCAGCAGTTCCGCACCGAATACCTGACCCGGCTGGCCAACAGCCCGCGACTGCACGACATGACCTATCTGGGGCTGCCGCCCTATTACCCGCCGGGCTGGTTCTGGCTCGGCGGACGCGCCGCGGCCTTCACCGGCACGCCGGCTTGGGAGATGTACAAGCCGTGGGCGATCACCTCGATAGCGATCGCCGCCGCCGTGGCGATGGTGCTGTGGAACAAGATGGTCCGCTTCGAGTACGCGCTGCTGGTCACCATCGCCGGAACCGCGGTGACACTGGCCTACAGCTCCCCGGAGCCCTACGCGGCCATGATCACCCTGCTGGCGCCTCCGGTGCTGATCCTGGCCTGGTCCGGGCTGCGCGCAGCCGGCCGGGGCTGGGCGGCGCTCGCCGGTACCGGTGTCTTCCTGGGTTTCGCCGCCACCTTCTACACCCTGCTGGTGGCCTACAGCGCCTTCACGGTGACGTTGATGGCTGTGCTGGTGGCGGCCTCGCGCGCGGTCCGGCGTGCCGGTCTTCGGGCCACGCTGGAACCGCTGGCGCGGCTGGCGGTGATCGGTGTGATCGCCGCGGCCATCGCCTCGATCACCTGGACGCCCTACCTGCTGACGGCGCTGCACCATCCGATCGGCGAGACCCGCGGCGCCCTGCACTACCTGCCGCGCGACGGCGCCGAGCTGAGCTTCCCGATGCTGCAGTTCACCCTGTTAGGAGCGCTGTGCCTGCTGGGCACCCTGTGGCTGGTGGTCCGCGCCACTGAGTCGACCCGGGCCGGTGCGCTGGCGATCGGCGTCATCGGCGTCTACCTGTGGTCCTTGTTGTCGATGCTGTCCACCCTGGCGCGCACCACGCTGCTGAGCTTCCGGCTGCAGCCGGCGCTGACGGTGCTGCTGGCAACCGCCGGGGTCTTCGGCTTCATCGAGGGCGCCCGCGCGCTCGGCGGGGCCGCCCGCGGCTGGCACCGCATCGTCTACCCGGCAGCGACAGCGGTGGGCGTGGCCGGGGCGATCGCCTTCAGCCAGGACATCCCCGAGGTGCTGCGGCCCGACATCACCGTCGCCTACACCGACACCGACGGGCACGGCGAGCGCGGCGACCGCAGACCGCCGGGCGCGGCGAAGTACTACGAGGCCGTCGACGCCGCCATCACCGCGGCCACCGGTAAGCCGCGGGACCAGACGGTGGTGCTCACCGCCGACTACAGCTTTTTGTCCTACTACCCCTATTGGGGGTTCCAGGGCCTCACCCCGCACTACGCCAACCCGCTGGCCCAGTTCGCCGCGCGCGCCGCCGCCATCGAGGCCTGGTCCAAGCTGGAGACGGCCGAGGAGTTCACCCGCGCGCTCGACGACTTGCCGTGGCCGGCGCCCACGGTGTTCCTGATGCGGCCCGGTGCCGGTGACACCTACACGCTGCGGCTGGCCAAGGACGTCTACCCCAACCATCCCAACGTGCGGCGCTACACCGTGGAACTCGACGCGGCGCTGTTCGCCGGCCCGCAGTTCCGCGTCCAGGAGATCGGTCCGTTCGTGCTTGCCATCCGCACCTGA
- a CDS encoding decaprenylphospho-beta-D-erythro-pentofuranosid-2-ulose 2-reductase has translation MVFDATGNPQSILLLGGTSEIGLAICARYLRNASASVVLACLPGDPGRDGAKAQMEAAGAKSVRIVDFDALDTASHPAMIDAAFSDGDIDVAVVAFGMDADAEELWHNQAKAVQVAEINYTAAVSVGVLLAGKMSAQGFGQIIAMSSVAGERVRRTNFVYGSTKAGLDGFYLGLGEALREDGVRVLVIRPGQVRTRFSAHVKEAPLTVDKEDVAELAVTAAAKGKEIVWAPGAFRYVMMVLRHVPRAIFRRLPI, from the coding sequence ATGGTGTTCGACGCGACCGGTAATCCCCAGTCGATTCTGCTGCTGGGCGGCACCTCCGAGATCGGCCTGGCGATCTGTGCGCGCTACCTGCGCAACGCCTCGGCGAGCGTGGTGCTGGCCTGCCTGCCCGGCGACCCCGGCCGGGACGGGGCGAAGGCACAGATGGAGGCCGCCGGCGCGAAGTCGGTGCGGATCGTCGACTTCGACGCGCTGGACACCGCGAGCCATCCGGCGATGATCGACGCCGCCTTCAGCGACGGCGACATCGACGTGGCGGTGGTTGCCTTCGGCATGGACGCCGACGCCGAGGAGCTGTGGCACAACCAGGCCAAGGCCGTGCAGGTCGCCGAGATCAACTACACCGCAGCGGTTTCGGTGGGGGTGCTGCTCGCGGGCAAGATGAGCGCCCAGGGCTTCGGGCAGATCATCGCGATGAGCTCGGTGGCCGGCGAGCGGGTCCGCCGGACCAACTTCGTCTACGGGTCCACCAAAGCCGGCCTGGACGGTTTCTACCTGGGCCTGGGCGAGGCGCTTCGCGAGGACGGGGTGCGGGTGCTGGTGATCCGGCCCGGGCAGGTGCGCACCCGGTTCTCCGCGCACGTCAAGGAAGCCCCGCTGACCGTCGACAAAGAAGACGTCGCCGAACTGGCGGTGACCGCGGCGGCCAAGGGTAAGGAAATCGTCTGGGCGCCAGGGGCGTTCCGCTACGTCATGATGGTGCTGCGGCACGTTCCGCGGGCGATCTTCCGCCGGCTGCCCATCTGA
- a CDS encoding FAD-binding oxidoreductase translates to MLSTELQTTPRRLTGWGRTAPSVAQVLSTPDVELIASAVARTAEQTGRGVIARGLGRSYGDNAQNGGGLVIDMTAVNRIHSISADRGIVDVDGGVSLDQLMKAALPFGLWVPVLPGTRQVTIGGAIACDIHGKNHHSEGSFGNHVRSIELLTADGSVRHLEPDSPDKETAALFWATVGGNGLTGIILRATIAMTPTETAYFINDGDNTSTLDETIAFHSDGSEANYTYSSAWFDAISPPPKLGRATITRGRLALRDELPKKLARNPLKFDAPQLMTVPDIFPNGLMNKLSLSTIGELYYRRGGHYRGKVQNLTQFYHPLDLLGEWNRGYGSAGFAQYQFLVPTEAVEEFKSIIVDIQASGHYSALNVFKLFGPANAAPLSFPMPGWNVCLDFPMKPGLNELLNELDQRVLEFGGRLYTAKDSRTTAENFHAMYPRIDEWIAVRRKVDPDGVFASDMARRLELV, encoded by the coding sequence ATGTTGAGCACCGAGCTGCAGACCACACCGCGCCGCCTCACCGGTTGGGGCCGCACCGCGCCGAGCGTGGCGCAGGTCTTGTCGACCCCGGATGTCGAGCTCATCGCGAGCGCCGTGGCCCGCACGGCCGAGCAGACGGGCCGTGGCGTGATCGCCCGCGGCCTCGGCCGCTCCTACGGTGACAACGCCCAAAACGGCGGCGGCCTGGTGATCGACATGACCGCGGTCAACCGGATCCACTCGATCTCGGCGGATCGCGGCATCGTCGACGTCGACGGCGGCGTGAGCCTGGACCAGTTGATGAAGGCCGCCCTGCCCTTCGGGTTGTGGGTTCCGGTGCTGCCGGGAACCCGGCAGGTCACCATCGGCGGGGCGATCGCCTGCGACATCCACGGCAAGAACCACCACAGCGAAGGCAGCTTCGGCAACCATGTGCGGTCTATCGAGCTGCTGACCGCCGACGGTTCGGTGCGCCACCTCGAACCGGACAGCCCCGACAAAGAGACAGCCGCGCTGTTTTGGGCCACGGTCGGCGGCAACGGCCTCACCGGCATCATTCTGCGCGCCACCATCGCCATGACGCCCACCGAGACGGCGTACTTCATCAACGACGGCGACAACACCAGCACGCTGGACGAGACCATCGCGTTCCACAGCGACGGCAGCGAAGCCAACTACACCTATTCCAGTGCCTGGTTCGACGCGATCAGCCCGCCGCCGAAGCTGGGTCGCGCCACCATCACCCGCGGGCGCCTGGCCCTGCGCGACGAACTGCCCAAGAAGCTGGCGCGCAACCCGCTGAAGTTCGACGCTCCGCAGTTGATGACGGTGCCCGACATCTTCCCCAACGGGCTGATGAACAAGTTGAGCCTGAGCACCATCGGCGAGCTGTACTACCGCCGCGGCGGCCACTATCGCGGCAAGGTGCAGAACCTGACGCAGTTCTATCACCCGCTGGACCTGCTGGGTGAGTGGAACCGCGGCTACGGTTCGGCCGGCTTCGCGCAGTACCAGTTCCTGGTGCCCACCGAGGCCGTCGAGGAGTTCAAGAGCATCATCGTCGATATCCAGGCCAGCGGGCACTACTCGGCCCTGAACGTGTTCAAGCTGTTCGGGCCGGCCAACGCAGCTCCGCTGAGCTTCCCGATGCCCGGCTGGAACGTGTGCCTGGACTTCCCCATGAAACCCGGCCTCAACGAGCTGCTCAACGAGCTCGACCAGCGGGTGCTGGAATTCGGCGGGCGGCTCTACACCGCCAAGGACTCCCGCACCACCGCGGAGAACTTCCACGCCATGTACCCGCGCATCGACGAGTGGATCGCGGTGCGCCGCAAGGTGGATCCCGACGGGGTCTTCGCCTCCGATATGGCCCGACGTTTGGAGCTTGTGTAG